The Haloarcula laminariae genomic sequence GGCGGGTTGATGGCGGTGACGAACACGTGGTCGTTCCCGTCTATCGCCGGCCTCACCATGGTGACCGTCGCCATGGCGCCGGCGAGCCCGCGGTCGCTGCTGCCGGCCTCGCTCCGTGACCCGCTCCCGAGGGACGGAGCGGCCGCCGAGGGGAGTCGCATCGGCCTCGCCGTCGCCGTCGCCGCGGGCGTGGCCGTCCTGGGGCTGCTGTGGTCGCTCCCCTTCTGGCTCGGCGTCGGCAGCGGCCGCGAGGTCACGTATCTGCCCGACCGCAGCAGCATCGCGGAGCTGGTCGGGATTCACGGGCTCTTCCTCGTCCCCTTTGCCCTGTACCTGTACGCACAGGTCGGCCGGACCCTCGACACGGGGCGGGCGCGGCTCGTCGGGCTTGGCTTTCTCGCCAGCGTGGCGCTCGGGACGATACTCGACCTGGCCGCTGTCGGGCTCGTCCTCCCGCTGCTGGTCGGCGCGTGGCTGTTCGCCCGGTCGCCGACCGGCCGGCCGAGTTCCGGGCCGCTCCCGGCGCTGGCCGACGGCGGCGAGCGCTCGGTCGGCTTCGAGACGGTGTTGCTGGTCGCGGGCGCCGGCCTGGTCATCCTCGTGGAGTTCGTCTTCATCAAGGAGAACGTCGGGCGGATGAACACGGTGTTCAAGACGTACATGCAGGTGTGGGTGCTGTGGGCCGCCGCAGTCGGCCCGATACTGGCGTGGCTGCTGACCCGCTGGCGGCCCGACGACGAGGCGACCGCACAGCTGGTCAAAAACGGGACGACGGTGCTGGTCGTCCTGCTGGTCTGTTCGACGTCGGTGTACGCCGCCATCGCCCTCCCCAACCACGCCGGCCGCGCGGGGGAGCCCACTCTCGACGGGACGGCGTATCTCGACGACTCCCATTCGGGCGAGGCCGAGGCCATCCGCTGGATGGACCGCGAGATAGACGGCCGTCCGAACATCGTCACCGCGGCGCCGGCCGGCTACTACTGGGTCCCCGAGGAGGGGAAAGGCGCCAGCGCCCCGTCGAGTCTGACGGGGATTCCGACGGTGGCCGGCTGGGTCCACGAGGCCCAGTACCGAAACGACAGCGTCTACGAAAAGCGCGTCGCCGACGTCGAGACCATCTACCGGGGCCCTGGCGACCGACAGCGCGCACTGCTACAGGAGTACGACGTACAGTACGTCTACAACGGGCCGGCGGAGCGCGCTCGCTACGGGACCATCACGGTCAGCCAGCTGGAAGGCGTGACGGAGATTCACCGGTCGGGCGAGGTCGTCATCTACCGCGTCGACCAGCGCGCGCTGGCGGACACGTAGCTAGCCAGGTCGAGAACACTGACGGACCGACGAGCACCGGCCCCGGGACTCGCTTCAGGCTTCCGCCCGCTCGCGCAGGACGGTGACGGCCTCGGCGTCGACGTTGTCGGTCGCCAGATGGTTCGGGATGTAGTCCTGCTTCGAGAAGGTCTCCTGTTCGTCCTCGCTCCCGATGGTACACCACAGCTGGACGCGGTCGGGGCCGTGCCAGTCACCCTGGCGGGCGACCGCGAACACCTCGTACTCCTCGCCGTCGTACTCGATGCGGCCGCCCTTCCGGAGGCCGGGGTCGCCGCGGATGATGAGCTTCTGCATACCCCACGCTTGGCAAACGGCGCACTTAGTGACTTCGAAGCGTTCATCCGACAGTCCGCCGCCGCGGCCCGTCGACCGGAGCCGTTATACGCGGGGGGACGAGAGTACCACGTAGACGGCACGGTCCGACGGCACCTTTCAGCCCGCGGGTCAAACTGCGGGTATCCGCTGTCCGACCTACACCGTCTCTCTAACAACCCTGAGCCGCTGGTGTGTGAGAGACGGAAACCGTAGGATGGCACCCGACTCCCCCGCGGGGGAACTCGAACCGTCGGGGTTTTAAGCGGTCATGCCAAAGCGACCTGTAAGGTCGATATCTATGGAGATGCCGCGACGTTTCAACACGTACTGTCCGCACTGTAACGAGCACAACGAACACGAGGTCGAGAAGGTCCGATCGGGCCGCTCGTCCGGTATGAAAAAGGTCAACGACCGCCAGCGAAAGCGGCGTGGGACCGGTATCGGGAACAAGGGTAAGTTCTCGAAGGTCCCCGGTGGGGACAAGCCCACGAAGAAGACCGACCTGAAGTACATCTGCTCGGACTGTGGGAGCGCCCACCTCCGAGAGGGATGGCGCGCCGGTCGACTGGAGTTCCAGGAGTAACTATGGCAGGTAGCTTCGTCACCGTCGCCTGTCCGGACTGCGAGAACGAACAGACGCTCTTCGAGAAGGCCGCGAGCGAGGTCGACTGCGCCGTCTGCGGTCACACGCTCGCCCGCCCCACCGGCGGGAAGGCCGACATCGAAGGCGAAGTGACCGCCGTCGCCGAGGCCCGGTAACATGAAATACAGCGGCTGGCCAGAACCGAGCGAGCTCGTCGTCGGCAAGGTCGACGAGATCGAAGACTTCGGCGTCTTCGTCGACCTCGAGGAGTACGAGGGCAAGCGCGGGCTCTGTCACATCTCCGAGGTCGCGAGCGGCTGGATAAAGAACGTCCGCGACCACGTCAACACCGGCCAGACGGTCGTCGCCAAGGTGCTCGACGTGGACGAGGACGCCCAGCAGATTGACCTCTCCATCAAGGACGTCAACGACCACCAGCGCAAGGAGAAAATCCAGGAGTGGAAAAACGAGCAGAAGGCCGACAACTGGATGGAGCTGGCCTTCGGCGAGGACATCGCCGACGAGGCCTACAGCGCCATCGCCAACGCCTTGCTGTCGGAGTTTGGCTCGCTGTACGACGGCTTCGAGGCCGCCGCTATCCACGGCGAGTCGGCGCTCGAAGACACCGACCTCGACGAGGACGAGGTCGACGCTATCGTCGAGACGGCACGTTCGAACGTCTCGGTTCCCTACGTCAACGTCACGGGCTACGTCGACCTGACCTGTCCCGACAGCGAGGGCGTCGACGTCATCAAAGACGCGCTGAAAGCCGCCGAGGGCAACGGCGAAGTGCCCGACGAAATCCAGCTCGAAGTC encodes the following:
- a CDS encoding DUF2298 domain-containing protein, whose amino-acid sequence is MEYGLVALWLALYLLLTYVGATVAAALFPRFAERGIAFGLPVALVVLWLSTYFLGRLSMTAGIWLGIVGLVAGAVAVAYRRGPIDLRSFGEVAAVFAVAFLFVVWIRALDPAISPLAGEKFLDFGLVQSLLRADTLPPEDMWFAGEPVAYYYGGHLLTAILTRLTGTAGQYAYNLALAGFYATLVTGVYGLAGAVAAARDVPRRLAAGLSAFFVGIASNLTTPARALLWLLPDGVAKSVAGAAGYELTGLARGPGEFYFWDASRVITDDPDDFATYTPGTGYSVNEFPLFAWLNGDLHAHMMSTGFLVLTAALCFSYYQTPAEERRRRLALLFGAIPAVGGLMAVTNTWSFPSIAGLTMVTVAMAPASPRSLLPASLRDPLPRDGAAAEGSRIGLAVAVAAGVAVLGLLWSLPFWLGVGSGREVTYLPDRSSIAELVGIHGLFLVPFALYLYAQVGRTLDTGRARLVGLGFLASVALGTILDLAAVGLVLPLLVGAWLFARSPTGRPSSGPLPALADGGERSVGFETVLLVAGAGLVILVEFVFIKENVGRMNTVFKTYMQVWVLWAAAVGPILAWLLTRWRPDDEATAQLVKNGTTVLVVLLVCSTSVYAAIALPNHAGRAGEPTLDGTAYLDDSHSGEAEAIRWMDREIDGRPNIVTAAPAGYYWVPEEGKGASAPSSLTGIPTVAGWVHEAQYRNDSVYEKRVADVETIYRGPGDRQRALLQEYDVQYVYNGPAERARYGTITVSQLEGVTEIHRSGEVVIYRVDQRALADT
- a CDS encoding HAH_0734 family protein — protein: MQKLIIRGDPGLRKGGRIEYDGEEYEVFAVARQGDWHGPDRVQLWCTIGSEDEQETFSKQDYIPNHLATDNVDAEAVTVLRERAEA
- a CDS encoding 50S ribosomal protein L44e, whose product is MEMPRRFNTYCPHCNEHNEHEVEKVRSGRSSGMKKVNDRQRKRRGTGIGNKGKFSKVPGGDKPTKKTDLKYICSDCGSAHLREGWRAGRLEFQE
- a CDS encoding 30S ribosomal protein S27e — encoded protein: MAGSFVTVACPDCENEQTLFEKAASEVDCAVCGHTLARPTGGKADIEGEVTAVAEAR
- a CDS encoding translation initiation factor IF-2 subunit alpha yields the protein MKYSGWPEPSELVVGKVDEIEDFGVFVDLEEYEGKRGLCHISEVASGWIKNVRDHVNTGQTVVAKVLDVDEDAQQIDLSIKDVNDHQRKEKIQEWKNEQKADNWMELAFGEDIADEAYSAIANALLSEFGSLYDGFEAAAIHGESALEDTDLDEDEVDAIVETARSNVSVPYVNVTGYVDLTCPDSEGVDVIKDALKAAEGNGEVPDEIQLEVTYVGSPEYRIQVQAPDYKTAEGALEESAARARKVVEAEGGTAEFHRDRDEDDE